Below is a window of Fimbriimonadaceae bacterium DNA.
GCCTCATCCACTATGCCCAAACCCTCGCCATCGATCCTGACCTCTTCCATGCGATCGTCCAAACCGAGTCGGCAGGTCACCCCTGGGCCTTGGGCTGGAGCGACCAAACTGGGAGACGACATAGTTATGCTGCACGTCGCCAGGAGGATGCGGTCGCCATGCTCCTTCGTCTTCTCCAGACCGCTCCCAATGTTGATATCGGGATCGCTCAGATCAGTTCACAACACCTGGGCTGGCTGGCCAGACACCACCAAATCCAGTCTCGCGATCTTCTAGAACCATGTGTCAATCTCTACGCCTCGAGTTTGATCCTTCAGACCTCAATCCAGAAGCATGGTCGCACCTGGAGAGCCGTTGCCGGCTACAACGGGTCCACCGCGTACATTCCGGCCGTTTGGAAGCATTTCTGTCAGCGTGCGGCAGATGCTGGCTGCTCCTCCGGACGCTCGACGCCTCCGCTCCCAAGTGCGCCGTTACCTCCTCCATACGACAGAGACACCGTTGAGATGCAGCGGAATACAGGTGGCACGCCGATATCGTGGAAGATCAGTCCAGTCGGCAGGCAGCGTTCGTTTCAGAGACCTCACTTAGAAGAGACCGCAACACACACTTTTGATCTCCTGAACGTCCGCGCACTGCTAGTCGTCACCCTTGCTCTTCTATGTGGTGCGATTGGCCTGCTCCTGATCCTCGCGCTTGGTGGGCGCCTCGTGCTCTTGGCCGTCTACATCGTTCGAGAAGGGCTATATATGCTTCGCAGGCAACGCGCCGCACATCACCGCCTGACAGGGTAGCGTCACGAAAACCAGCGTGCGCTCGCACTCACCGGCTCACCATGAGGAGAGGATCGCCCGTGAAGACTGCTCTCGATCAACACCAGCTCGGGATCTACGACGTTCCGCGGTACACCATCAGTCTTATCAAAGAGGCCGCATCGACGTTCCACGCCAAGACTCGATGCCAGTTTTCGGAAGACGTCTACCGATACTTCAAAGACATCTGCGAAAACCAAGATCGCGAACATCTTTATGCTCTCTTTCTCGATACAAAACATGTGCCCATCGGGATGAATCATGTGGCAATGGGCACACTCAGCACCACGATCGTCCATCCTAGAGAAGTCTTTAACCTGAATCCGGCGTGACTCCATCGTGAGATCTTCCGTCCGACGCATTCTGTGGCCCTCAAAATTGAGGAAAGGGGGCTTGAACGAAAGCTACCGAAACGGTAGCTTTCCGTGCGATGGCCCGAGGACCTCGGAAGCTCGCGATCAGGTTTGGCGCCACGACGCTGACGCATTACGGCGGCGTCTACCTCCTGCATCGGTTCTTGTCGCGGATTGGCTTCAAAACCAGCCTCGCCCGACAGATCCGACTGATTCAGCGGAACAATCGTTACAGCCTCGGCGAGATGTTTCTGGCGGTGCTCTATCCGATGATCCTTGGCCTCGAACGGCTCGAAACGACTCACTTGCTGCGGCAGAACGGCGTGTTTCAGTACCTGACCGGCTTGCCGCGCTACCCCGATGCGACCACGCTTCGGCGGTTCCTCCTGCGAGTGGCCCCGGCTGGACTGCCACAGTTGCGCGCCCTTCACGATCGCGTTCTGCACCAGATGACCGGCCAGCCGCGTGTGCCCACACGGCTGATCTTCGATGTCGACTCGACCGTGCTCGTGCTCTACGGCAACCAGGAACACGCCAAGATCGGCTACAACCCGATCAAGCGTGGGCGACCGTCGTATCACCCCCTGCTCTGCTTCGAGGGCCGGAGCAAAGACTTCTGGCATGGGGAATTGCGGCCTGGCGATGTCCATACGGCCAGCGGGACACG
It encodes the following:
- a CDS encoding lytic transglycosylase domain-containing protein, which encodes MRRQAYAAISLTLFLILPASPSQTLAQTKPEAPLTGASWQQCLIHYAQTLAIDPDLFHAIVQTESAGHPWALGWSDQTGRRHSYAARRQEDAVAMLLRLLQTAPNVDIGIAQISSQHLGWLARHHQIQSRDLLEPCVNLYASSLILQTSIQKHGRTWRAVAGYNGSTAYIPAVWKHFCQRAADAGCSSGRSTPPLPSAPLPPPYDRDTVEMQRNTGGTPISWKISPVGRQRSFQRPHLEETATHTFDLLNVRALLVVTLALLCGAIGLLLILALGGRLVLLAVYIVREGLYMLRRQRAAHHRLTG
- a CDS encoding JAB domain-containing protein, with amino-acid sequence MKTALDQHQLGIYDVPRYTISLIKEAASTFHAKTRCQFSEDVYRYFKDICENQDREHLYALFLDTKHVPIGMNHVAMGTLSTTIVHPREVFNLNPA